ACCTTCGGAGCTATCGTCATCCACCTGCCAGAGCACAAATTGCCTGCGAACTAGTTGCTTTAGATCCTTGCTGCTCCAGACATCACGATTCATGGTCTGCGATTGAAAGTTATCACTCTGCACATTTACTAGCAGCCAGCGTTCACGTTTGCTGGCAAATTCACGAGCCGCCGCCAATGAGCCCGAGTACAGAATATCAGTGGGCGGCCGGAAGAGATCACCAAGGCGGGATGAGGTCGAGTTGGAACTAGAGCTAGCTGCACTAGACCGATGGCTGTTGAGCAGCGCCTGGCCAGCTACAACCATTTGAGCGGAACGTTCACGACGCCGACGATGTGTGCTAGCATCGGAGTAAAGGCCCGTCGCCTGCAATTGTTCCTCCATTAAGGCGCCCTCTCGTGCAAAGTCCCGTAGAGGACAGACTTTTACGCGCTGCGTCATACGAGACAAgcgactgctgttgctgctgctgccggaCGCAAAGAAATTGTCATCCTCCGGTAGAAGCAGCTGTTCGCGCACTGGAGCAATGGGAGCACGCACATCGTCATCGTCCTGGATGGCAGCACTGGACGAAGTGGAAGCAGTGCCGCcgcctgcagcagcagcggtggcagcGCTGCCACCTTGTTCGAAAAACAATGCAACTGCTGCGGCGACATCGTTGGCACAGGCACCCAGATAATGTTTGGCCTCATCGGCTGTGCAGGCGGTAACTTCGACCACGCGCTCGACTAGTTCGTCCACAGAAGCAACCACTGCATCGCCACTCGACATTGCACAGTTTCGCGCACTGAGTCAATCGAATGGATATCAATTGATTTCTTCTATATCACAAACAGACaagcttttaattttacaGTAGTAGCAGAAGTATGCTGTGTGAAACGCAAAATGTATGCAAGCTTGTAGTGCTGTGTAATGCTTGTGTTCAGTactgaataaaaaaaagtagtaggtattattttgttttggtataaTCGATAATATCGATAATTCCTGCTTCGAGCAGAGTGTTGTTATTTCGATTATAGAGTTAACATATGTTAGCAacagttaaattcaaaatatacaaaaatgcacacatcaatgttattgaaaatttttatatCTATAGATTGattttacattgaaaataattcaCATTTTTATAGGACATCACAGCATCGCATATAGTCGAACCGTAACATGGAAGATTTTGTTAACtgttgtttaaaaatatcaataaaaaatttccaaaaattgcATCGACAATGTCATACGATAATGAaaacttattttcatttgga
This DNA window, taken from Drosophila nasuta strain 15112-1781.00 chromosome 2L, ASM2355853v1, whole genome shotgun sequence, encodes the following:
- the LOC132783562 gene encoding UBX domain-containing protein 7; translation: MSSGDAVVASVDELVERVVEVTACTADEAKHYLGACANDVAAAVALFFEQGGSAATAAAAGGGTASTSSSAAIQDDDDVRAPIAPVREQLLLPEDDNFFASGSSSNSSRLSRMTQRVKVCPLRDFAREGALMEEQLQATGLYSDASTHRRRRERSAQMVVAGQALLNSHRSSAASSSSNSTSSRLGDLFRPPTDILYSGSLAAAREFASKRERWLLVNVQSDNFQSQTMNRDVWSSKDLKQLVRRQFVLWQVDDDSSEGRRFVAFYHCAKLPYLCVIDPRTGEEVWRSPEPNQQNVLPDLRQFLRDHRDFSLEEASTSKRAAIQIDDDDDEEGAASCSSSTAGTPKKRARLLELTEEEQLELAIKNSMNENGGGGGNSAPTKSGSNSNGAANSDCESLEEFDEDEIKGIAISYETQLGTQLEELTALKLRLLNSSGSDEVVQLRWPSDTKLKTLRLYIRQTHKHIPLEGYKLICAFPRKSLEMEHNESTLKELGLHPSANVHLTLDE